ATCTAGTGCTTACAAATTGCACACCACAAACTGCACAGAATAAGAAGCAAATCCATGACCGACCAATTTCATACACAATATcagaacaaaaaaaaagaggaaaatttGCAGATTGAATCAGCCTAATTGCAACTGCACCAATTCATTACTATGAAACGTCTCATCAAACTACAGGCAATGTTCACTCTGAACCTACCAAACTGCAGACCACAAAAAGCAAATCACAATGAGAGGCCAAGAGTTTCATGGTGCACTACAAAAAGCTTAAGGGGCAGCACATTCATATATTTATAGACATAGAAAGCCAACACAATCTTCACTTGAATGCATTCATATTCTCATCGTAAGCTCACAATTGTAACTTGCAACAAAACAATGAAAATCGCCACTCGCCATAACAGACATTTAAATATAGAGCAGGAGGCTACAAACTACAACAGGCATAGTACAGAAATCAGAAATGCAGTGTTAAGAGACCTTACACTATCTGCAATCAATCAAACTAAGAGGATTACCACCTAGGCATCCAGATCACGAACCTTGGGGTACTTGTACTTGCAGAGCGTGTCGAGAAGAGTGGTGAACTCCTGGGCATCGGGTTCTCTCCCTAGGAAAGCCTCCATGTCGTCGAACGCGCGCACCGCCTGCCTGGTCAATCCCGCGGCGACGTACCTCCTGGCGAGCACCGCGAACGTGCGGGGCGTGGCGGCGCCGTCCGCCGCGGCCTCGACAACGAGCCGCCACGCGGCGTCGAACTGGTGCGCCCGGCCGAGGGCGTCGACGACGGCGTCGTAGGCGTCGGCGTTGGGCGGGGAGGAGACGGACGGGTGGAGGCGGACGGCGTTGAGGAGTGAGAGCGCGAGCTTGGACGCgccgcggaggcggaggaggatctgCACGAGGAGATCCTGGGAGAGGGAGACGCCCCCGCCGGAGAGGAGCTGGAGCGGCGACTCGGACGGGTGGAAGGGGTTGTGGTGCGCGAGGAGCAGGCGCGCGAGCTCGTCGGCGGTGGGCGACGGAGTGACGGGAGGCAGAGCGAGGAGGTGGGCTGGGGAGGGGAACGCATCGGCGATTGCCGTGCATAGGAGGCGGCGGGTTGCAGCCATGGCGTTGGCGGCGGCCGTGGGCGAGCGCAGcatggtgggcggcggcggcgggtacaCTGTGGTGTACCAGAGGGGCTAAGCCCAAGCCCAAAAGTCCAAAACGAACCACCGTTTTTTTGGGGGGCAAACTAAGGCAGCATACCTGGCCaaacggcccggcccggcccggcccattgtaatcgtgcctggcccggcacggcccgccaGGGCACGATTACTATACGGGCCGTGTTGGCCCGCGTGCTGCGCCCTCAGGCCCAGGCACAACCCAATTAGTAAATGGGCTGGCacgttggcccgtttagcacggtGGGCCGCATATTTTCAGTCTATTATTTGACACACTGAGCGTTTTTAGCCTATTTTTATATGTTGGGCCATATATAGATgtataaaaaaataaagaaaacttaatcgggccgtgccgtgccgaccCGCGAGCCTagcctccaggcccaggcacggcccagggCGTGCCGTGTGCCGGGCTCGACCCGTTTAGCCCGTGTCGTGCCTGGCCCAAGTCGGGCCGTGCCCATTTGGCCAGCTATATAAGGCAGGTCTAACCAACCCACAAATTTTCTCCCGCCTCCGTCCACGGACACGGGGATCAGTCCGCGGACACGCCATCCAACCATGACTGCATACATTTCAaactctttttcaacaaaggaatgGAATTCATGCAAACAAGgttagatttcatataaacatgacggatttcatataAAGCGGACGAAAACAGTTACATTTTGAACATATTTTCAACTAATAAAAAACTAAAACTATGTGCACGTACGGTCATGTGGAGCTTCATTCCCGCGACATAAATACACTGCACTAGTTTACGGTCGCCCGCAGCTTGTCTTCCCCATGTTTGACAGCCCGctaaccggactgccgggagccctggAGGCATATTCTTCCCCCATATCTTCCCTATGTCCAACTGCGCTGCTCATTGGAGCAGCAAAGAGGGTGCTTCTGTGGATCTCAGGCGGGTGCCTAGGATGGTCTGAGATAACGAACAACCGGCCAAGTCACCGGCGACGGCCTTCCTGGGACCCAAGAAGCGAcggcctcctgtgttctacttctcctcgatgacggCGGTGGGCACGGACGTGCTGCCGCCACCTTGTCGACATCCGTGTAGCCGGCTTCTTTCTCTGCCTACACGGCACGGCTACGCGTGCATTGACGACAGATGGCGCGGTCGCATGCACTGGAGGCGGTGATGCATGTGCCAGCCTGGAGCAACTCACCACTCCTCCGCGAGCTGGCttggagcagcgagttgctgaatCGCTCATCGGCTTGGGGCGACAACTTGCTCAAACGGGCTAGACGAGCGGGATGGAGCAACGAGGTGCCTCACTCATACCCGCCGAGCTCGGCGGGTCACTCGGTAGACTTTTATGTCGGAGAACTGCTCTTCTGGCTCGTTGGATGCCATTGAAAGATtggagaaaatggtggaaggaggagatggggagtgGTGGAGTGGCGTGATTCAGAGTCTGGCCTGGTTTATatagagggcggacgggaggagcatgCCCTGCGTTGTGTTTAATATAGGCCCGCTCGTGAACGGACGTGTGGCTAGAGTAGGTTTCTCGACTTCCACGCGGGTTTAATGGATGTGTTTGAATGCggtaaggaggcgtgttcagccgggtgtgCAGCGGGCGGCACCCTCGGCCGGCGCGCTGCTTCAATGGCGGAGGCAGTGAGAGGCCGCGTCCGCCTTGAGCCGCCTTCAATGTGGAGCAGCGCGCTCTACAGCGACATGAATGTGGGCAATTGGCACCGAAAGGGAAGCGCGCGTGGGAGGGGGAGGAGTTTTTGACAGGCCAGGACTGTCAGAAACAGGTTTGGGAGCGGTCCAGACTCCCACAAATCGCTCCCACGTTTGTCTCAAGTTTGCGGGAGAAAAACGCGTTCGTACCACACTGCAGACCGATACAAGCCCGCGTTGGATGGTTTTCGCGGTCCGAACGGTTGCGGGAGATTTGACGATCGGCGTTGGAGATACCCTAACACCATGTTTCGTTCCTTTATCCAGCAAAGTAGAGTAGAGTGATAGGTTAAAAAAGCAAAGTAGAGTGAAATGCCCTAATTTCTTTACCCTAAAAAAGTACAGTGAattcccctctcacttctcccttccAACACTTTCCAACTAGTCTCTTCCCGTCCTCTCTCGAAACTGCCTACAAAAGAGGGCAGGGTAAGACCGGTGGTCTCCTTCACCTCAGGTGGCCATTATGGCTACTGGAGGGGTGGGAGATCTCGGATCTGATGCCTGACGGTGTATATAGTCCTAGATTTTCTAGGTTTGGTGTCCTTTGCACCGGCGTCATGGCAGAGGGGAAGTCGGTGTGTGGAATAAAGTGGCTCGGTCACCTTCTTCGCTCGCCCGTCGTCGCTCTTGGCACTAGCGAGGAGCTGGGGTCCTTTTGGTCTCGTGGATCTGAGTGTTTACGATCCTGCGAGTTGGTCGTCACCGTCGTCGGTCACTGCGAGGCTCCTTGCTGCGGCGAGAAGGCGAGCAGGGTCGAGGATTCTAACCCATGGCGTTCGCGGCTTTGGCCATGTGGAGCGGTGGTTGGGGCTTGTCCGTTTCTTCGGCTCCATGGGAAGATGCTTCTGGCGCTTCTTTGGCTGTGGACACGGGAGGTGGCTACGACAGGGATGGAGGATTGGAGGTTGTTCATCGGCGATTGGTCTTTGAACCTGCTTCAGCAAAGCTGGCCGATGCGGATCCGGCGTGGCATGGGGCGTCGCTTCGGCAGCCTGGACATTTCAGCTCTGCTCAAGATCTCGCCTCTCTCGGCGGGCTACGATTGTGTGGCTCACAAAGCTTACAAGGATGGTGCTTCT
The Triticum dicoccoides isolate Atlit2015 ecotype Zavitan chromosome 3A, WEW_v2.0, whole genome shotgun sequence genome window above contains:
- the LOC119269840 gene encoding pentatricopeptide repeat-containing protein At2g13420, mitochondrial-like isoform X2, with the translated sequence MLRSPTAAANAMAATRRLLCTAIADAFPSPAHLLALPPVTPSPTADELARLLLAHHNPFHPSESPLQLLSGGGVSLSQDLLVQILLRLRGASKLALSLLNAVRLHPSVSSPPNADAYDAVVDALGRAHQFDAAWRLVVEAAADGAATPRTFAVLARRYVAAGLTRQAVRAFDDMEAFLGREPDAQEFTTLLDTLCKYKYPKVAVEIFNKRKYKYEPNEKMYTILIYGWCKACKFAP